The Liquorilactobacillus nagelii DSM 13675 DNA window CTGGTAAAAATCCTTCTTGGTAACTGACCTTTTGAGCAGTAGTAATGGCCTGCTCATCAGTAACTTCAATAATATCGGTGTAAAGGTCGGTATCTAAGACTGCTGGGACAAAGCCAGCACTGATTCCTTGAATTTTATGTTTACCAGCTTTCCCGTTCTTTAAAAATGGTGAACCAGCTGCTTCAAGAGCGTAAATCTCAACTTGCGGATTGACCTTTTTTAGCGCATGGCCGACTCCAGTTAAAGTTCCACCGGTTCCAACACCAGCTACAAAGGCATCTGGTGTTCTGCCTGCAAAGTCAGCGATAATTTCTTGTCCGGTGGTTTTTTCGTGGATTGCGGGGTTGGCAGGATTATCAAACTGCAATGGCAAAAAGTAACCATTTTTTTCGGCTAAATCTTTGGCAGTTTTGATGGCATCCGGCATGCCGCCATCAACTAAAATCAATTCAGCACCATAACCTTGAATTAATTTGCGACGTTCAATACTCATGCTTTTAGGCATGGTAATAATTAAATGATAACCCTTAGCGGCAGCTGTTAAAGCTAAGCCAATACCGGTATTACCAGAGGTTGGTTCAATAATTGTTCCGCCAGCTGTTAATTTGCCGGACTTTTCAGCGGCATCAATCATCGCTAAGGCGATACGGTCTTTGATTGAACTGCCAGGGTTGAAAAACTCTAGTTTAACATAAACATCAGCAGCACCTTCGGGAACAATCTGATTCAATTTCAAAAGCGGAGTTTTACCAATCAATTCAGTAATATTTTGTTTTGCGTTAACCATAAATTAAACCTCCATTATTTTTGACAGTTGTGGCGATTAAATTTAACCAATTGTGAAAGAAAATTTGCTGGGTTCTCTGCCAGCCAAATACTGGGGCAAGTGACGTTTCAGGCTGCTGATAATGCCGCTCAGGATGCGCTGCAATTTCGCGTTGGTATTCAGCTTCCAAGCTGTCAGCCTGATATTCGAGATGAGAAAAAAGTAGCGTTTCGTTGCCGAGACGGTTACGTACAAGAAATAGGCTTCCAGCTTGATTAACAGCTGTAATTTCTAATTGCGGGTGAGCTGCAATTTGAGCTCGATTGGCTTCTGCATAGCGAGCATGAGGCGCCCAAAAGCCATTTTTCAAACCTGCCAGCAGTGGATCAGCAGTTAAAACTTGTTGCGGATAGACGCCGAATAATTTACGAGGAAGCAATTGTTTGTCAATTCGATAGAGTTCGTGCAATGCAACCATTGCTCCCCAGCAGAGATACAGTCGTTGCGGGACTTTCTTAAGCACTTTGAATAATTCTTGTAATTCAGGTAAATAAGTAATTTGACCGAATTCAAGTTGATCCAGCGGAGCACCAGTAATGATAAAAGCATCCAGTTGGGCGACAGCCGCTAAATCAAGCGGTTTTGCTTGAGTTTTAACTACTGTGGGAACTGCACGGTTTTGATAATGCAGTCGAGGATAAAAAAACTGCAGGTTAACCGGTTGGATAGTAGATTCTAAAACTTGCTGTAACTCATTTTTAGTTCGGAGTTTATCATGCATTAGATTCAAAATGCCAATCTGCAAAGGCTGATTCATAAAAAAATTCACTTCCTAACCTGAATTAATTTGAGTATTGTTAGAAACTAGCTGAATTAACAGCAGGCACGAACTCCACCCAAATATAGCAACTGTAAACGCCAGTGATAACTGACAGCAGCTGAATTATTCTGGATTGAAAAGTGAATCTTAATGTTATTCATTGTCATAAAAAAGACCTCCATACTCAGATAACTGGCCAATGTGGCTGTTAGACGATGACTAAAAAAGCCATTTCACTTAAAGTATAGAAATCAGCAACAACAAGTATTATGTAATTGGATAGAGGGACGCAGCTGAATTTTGATTATTGAATTAGATAACACAGTAGCGACACCCCTTTTGATTAATTTGTTGGTATAACAGTAACAAGTTTTGCTGGACTTGTCAAATATAACTAGCAAAAAAAGTAATTTGAATCAATTAATCAAAATTTTACATTAGCTTAATTTTAGTGATTTTTTATGTGAAATCATT harbors:
- the cysK gene encoding cysteine synthase A → MVNAKQNITELIGKTPLLKLNQIVPEGAADVYVKLEFFNPGSSIKDRIALAMIDAAEKSGKLTAGGTIIEPTSGNTGIGLALTAAAKGYHLIITMPKSMSIERRKLIQGYGAELILVDGGMPDAIKTAKDLAEKNGYFLPLQFDNPANPAIHEKTTGQEIIADFAGRTPDAFVAGVGTGGTLTGVGHALKKVNPQVEIYALEAAGSPFLKNGKAGKHKIQGISAGFVPAVLDTDLYTDIIEVTDEQAITTAQKVSYQEGFLPGISAGANIYGAIEIAKKLGRGKSVVTVVPDNGERYLSTDLFNF
- a CDS encoding homoserine O-acetyltransferase/O-succinyltransferase family protein, which translates into the protein MNQPLQIGILNLMHDKLRTKNELQQVLESTIQPVNLQFFYPRLHYQNRAVPTVVKTQAKPLDLAAVAQLDAFIITGAPLDQLEFGQITYLPELQELFKVLKKVPQRLYLCWGAMVALHELYRIDKQLLPRKLFGVYPQQVLTADPLLAGLKNGFWAPHARYAEANRAQIAAHPQLEITAVNQAGSLFLVRNRLGNETLLFSHLEYQADSLEAEYQREIAAHPERHYQQPETSLAPVFGWQRTQQIFFHNWLNLIATTVKNNGGLIYG